The sequence below is a genomic window from uncultured Stenotrophomonas sp..
CGCCGGACTGGCTGTCCTGGCTGCCGTGGGTGTGGGCGGACTACTGGGTGATCGCGCTGGACCCGGACTACCACTGGGCGATGATCGGCGAGCCGGACCGGAAGTACCTGTGGATCCTGTCGCGCTCGCCATCGATGGACGGCGTCCTGTTCGAGTCACTCAAGCGGCAGGCGGCCGACACGGGCTACGACCTGGCACCGCTGAAGGTGATGGCGCCGGTCGAATGACGGCCCGGTGGTACCGGCACCGGGTGCGGCCACCGTCCTCCGGCGCCGTACCGGCGGCACGGGCTCGCCACGGGCAGATCATGTCCGGATGACCGGGCGGGAAATTCCGCCTCGGTCGCCGCCAGCAGCCCGGGCCACGTTCGCCATACGGCGTAGTATCCTTTGGCCGACCACCTCCGGACCCGAGGACCGAGCAGCATGCGCTTCCGCCCACAATACGTCCTGATCGCGTTTCTCGCGCTCACGCTCGCCGCATGCGGCAGCGGCATGGTCAAGCGGGTTTCCGAACCGGCCGCCGGCATCCAGCAGCTCACTGTCGGCAACGACGGCAACTGGGAAGTGGAACTGCGCCTGCGCAACTACAGCTCGATGCCGATGCGCTTCGACGACATCGCGCTGGCCAGCGCGATGTCGTCGACACATCTCTGACCAAGATCCGCTTCGACGACATCGCGCTGCGGATGAAGGTAGGCGAGGAAACCGCCGGCACCCTGAGCGCTGCACCCGGGTTGTCGATCGGCCCGGAGTCGGCCGACGTGGTCAAGCTGCGCCTGCAACCAAGCTCACCGGCCCGCATCGTCATGGCCGATGCACTGGCCGGTGGCCGCTCGCTGTTCTACGAGCTGGAGGGCACGGTCAAGGCCACGCCCGAGGAAAAGAAGCAACGCAGCTTCGAAGTGAAATCCCGCAACAGCCTCAACCAGGCGCCCGGCCTGCCCGGCGTGCTGCGCTGACCCCTCCGTTTTGCCCGAGATGACACGATGAGCAACTACACCGCCCCCCTTGCCGACCTCCGCTTCGCCCTGCACGACGTGCTCAAGGCCGAGTCCCTGTTTGCCGCGATGGGCCTCGAGGACGCCAATGCCGAACTGATCGACGCCGTGCTGGAAGAAGCCGGCCGTTTCAGCGGCAGCGTGCTAGCCCCGATGAACGCCACCGGCGACGAGCATGGCTGCAAGCTCGACAAGGCCACCGGCGAGGTCACCACCGCGCCGGGCTTCAAGGAAGCCTATGCGCAATTCGTCGAAGGTGGCTGGACCGGCCTGACCGCCGCACCCGAGTTCGGCGGCCAGGGCATGCCGGAAACGCTGGGCATGGCGCTGAGCGAGATGGTGTCGGCCGCCAACCTGTCGTGGAGCCTGTTCCCGATGCTGTCGCACGGCGCGGTCGAGGCGCTCAAGCACTACGGCGAGGACTGGCAGAAGGAAGCCTTCCTCAAGCCGCTGGTGGCCGGCAACTGGACCGGCACCATGTGTCTGACCGAGCCGCATGCCGGCACCGACCTGGGCCTGCTCAAGACCCGTGCCGAACCGAACGACGACGGCAGCTATTCGATCACCGGCACCAAGATCTTCATCACCGCCGGCGAGCACGACCTCAGCGAAAACATCATTCATCTGGTGCTGGCCAAGCTGCCCGACGCACCTCCCGGCCCGAAGGGCATCTCGCTGTTTGTCACCCCGAAATTCAAGGTGGACCGCGACGGCAACCTCGGCGAGCGCAACGCCCTGCGCTGCGGCGCGCTGGAACACAAGATGGGCATCCACGGCTCGTCCACCTGCGTAATGAACTTCGACGGTGCCCAGGGCTACCTCGTCGGCCAGCCGCACAAGGGCTTGCAGGCGATGTTCGTGATGATGAACTCCGCGCGTCTGGGCGTAGGCGTGCAGGGCCTGTCGCAGTCCGAGCGCGCCTACCAGGGCGCACTGGCCTATGCGCGCGAACGCCTGCAGTCGCGCGCGCCCAACGGGCCGCTGCTGGCGGACAAGCCGGCCGACCCGATCATCGCCCAGCCGGACGTGCGTCGCATGCTGTTGACGATCAAGGCGCTGACCGAAGGCGGCCGCCTGCTCGCCACCCATGCCTACACCCAGCTCGACACCGCCCAGCACGCCGGCGACGAGAAGACACGCGCCGACGCCGACACGCTGGTCAGCTTCCTTACCCCCATCGTCAAGGCCTGCCTGACCGAGTGGAGCATCGAGGCCACCTACAACGCGCAGCAGTGCTTCGGCGGCCACGGCTACATCGCCGAGCATGGCATGGAGCAACTGGCGCGCGATGCCCGCATCACCACCCTGTACGAAGGCACCACCGGCATCCAGGCGCTGGACCTGATCGGCCGCAAGACCGCCGTCTCGCAGGGCGCCGGCCTGAAGCTGTTCCTGGCCGAAGTGGAACAGTTCATCGCCGCCAACGCCGGCAATCCGGCCGTGGCCGAATTCCTGCCGGTGCTCGGTGCGAAGGCGAAGGAATGGGGCACGCTGACCGTGGACACATTGCAGCGTGCCGCCGCCAACCCGGAAGAACTGGGCGCGGCCAGCTGGGACTACCTGTTCTACAGCGGCTACGTCGCACTGGCCTACTGGTGGGCGCGAAGCGTCGTCGCCGCACAGGCCTCGGCACACCCGGAAGGCTTCAAGCAGGCCAAGCTGGAAACCGCGCGTTTCTATTACGCCCGCATCCTGCCGCGCACCCTCGCCCACGCCGCCAGCATGCAAAGCGGCGCAGCGCCACTGATGGCGATGGACGCCGCCCGCTTCGGCGCGTAATCCCCGACAGGAGCGGCGCCGGTTGCAACCGGCGCCGCTCACGCCAATTACACAAACCGTCACACATCGGGTATAAGCTGTTCTCCCGATGGAGACAGACACTACCCCGCGTGGTCTGATCGATACCGGAGCCGTCCTCCCCGCTCCGGAAACCGGGTTTTCGTCCCCTCCC
It includes:
- a CDS encoding conserved exported hypothetical protein (Evidence 4 : Homologs of previously reported genes of unknown function) — encoded protein: MRFRPQYVLIAFLALTLAACGSGMVKRVSEPAAGIQQLTVGNDGNWEVELRLRNYSSMPMRFDDIALASAMSSTHL
- a CDS encoding conserved hypothetical protein (Evidence 4 : Homologs of previously reported genes of unknown function); translation: MKVGEETAGTLSAAPGLSIGPESADVVKLRLQPSSPARIVMADALAGGRSLFYELEGTVKATPEEKKQRSFEVKSRNSLNQAPGLPGVLR
- a CDS encoding Acyl-CoA dehydrogenase domain protein produces the protein MSNYTAPLADLRFALHDVLKAESLFAAMGLEDANAELIDAVLEEAGRFSGSVLAPMNATGDEHGCKLDKATGEVTTAPGFKEAYAQFVEGGWTGLTAAPEFGGQGMPETLGMALSEMVSAANLSWSLFPMLSHGAVEALKHYGEDWQKEAFLKPLVAGNWTGTMCLTEPHAGTDLGLLKTRAEPNDDGSYSITGTKIFITAGEHDLSENIIHLVLAKLPDAPPGPKGISLFVTPKFKVDRDGNLGERNALRCGALEHKMGIHGSSTCVMNFDGAQGYLVGQPHKGLQAMFVMMNSARLGVGVQGLSQSERAYQGALAYARERLQSRAPNGPLLADKPADPIIAQPDVRRMLLTIKALTEGGRLLATHAYTQLDTAQHAGDEKTRADADTLVSFLTPIVKACLTEWSIEATYNAQQCFGGHGYIAEHGMEQLARDARITTLYEGTTGIQALDLIGRKTAVSQGAGLKLFLAEVEQFIAANAGNPAVAEFLPVLGAKAKEWGTLTVDTLQRAAANPEELGAASWDYLFYSGYVALAYWWARSVVAAQASAHPEGFKQAKLETARFYYARILPRTLAHAASMQSGAAPLMAMDAARFGA